A single genomic interval of Chitinophaga sp. 180180018-3 harbors:
- a CDS encoding CusA/CzcA family heavy metal efflux RND transporter produces the protein MTKLLLNVIKKRGLLIVLFLLLSIFGYYSWKQLAIEAYPDVADVSVQVITQVPGLAAEEMEQQITIPLERALNAVPGLQIMRSKSTFGLSIVTVVFRDGTEDYWARQRITERLNTVNLPYDAKPALDPLTTPIGEIFRYIIESDSLDLRALTDLQFWMIIPRIKQEMGVTNVTNFGGITTQYQIELQPGKLEQYHISLAEIRSAIANNNANAGGSIISQGDFGYVVRGIGLVKTLEGLGDLVVKTVNGVPVFLKDVGELKYGTLEKKGVLGFTDRKTNYSESVEGVVQLLKGENPSEVLKGVYRAIDDLNNNLLPKSVRIRPYMDRADLVDTTLHTVSYTLLEGMGLVLLVLIVFIGNWRGAFIVALTIPLALLIAFILMHFTNIPANLLSLGAIDFGIIVDGAIVMMETILKKREEQPQASLEEGAIAQQAALVAKPIFFGTIIIITAYLPLFAFERVERKLFTPMAFTVGFALLGALIVALALIPGLAYAVYRKPRKLYHNKWLEKLSLAYQHRINKIMQRPRRVLAPLVLVLAGAILLSLLVGKDFLPSLDEGSIWLQVQLPPGGSLQKSKEMSDTLRARTMKYPEVQYMMVHAGRNDDGTDPWSAAHFECMVGLKPYKEWPAGKKKSDLIGELSEEYASMPGYVVGFSQPMIDNVMDRISGAHSELVLKVYGDDYAETRRIAEQALSVLQNVPGAVDLALDQEPPSPQLQIKVDRNAVARYGLNMSDLAELIEVAIGGKAISQVFSGNKVYDVICRYDESSRSTPEKIAGLMLHTSTGASIPLSQVAAISTTTGEGIITREMNKRHLTVKLNLRGIDLSSFMKQATADIEKKVAYDHAKYRIEWGGQFENQHRAYAKLAIVVPITLAVMFLLLYGSFGRFRQAGLILSIVPLALFGGMLALNIRGMTLNVSSAVGFIALFGVAIQNGVIMISDINYRRRKQMPLLDAVTTGAVNRFRPVLMTATVATLGLLPASLATGIGSDVQRPLATVIVYGLLVATTITLFVLPALYYLIEKKWGTNDYGTTAEI, from the coding sequence ATGACAAAGTTACTCCTCAACGTTATCAAAAAACGTGGGTTACTGATAGTATTATTCCTACTGCTTTCCATTTTTGGCTATTATTCCTGGAAACAACTAGCCATCGAAGCATATCCGGACGTGGCTGATGTAAGCGTACAGGTAATCACTCAGGTACCCGGCCTGGCAGCCGAGGAAATGGAGCAGCAGATCACCATCCCGCTTGAAAGGGCGCTCAACGCTGTCCCTGGCCTTCAGATCATGCGCAGCAAAAGCACTTTTGGCCTTTCCATTGTGACGGTGGTTTTCCGGGATGGTACAGAAGACTATTGGGCCAGGCAACGGATCACAGAAAGACTAAATACAGTCAACCTGCCTTATGACGCCAAACCTGCACTCGACCCCTTAACCACTCCCATTGGTGAGATCTTCCGCTATATTATTGAGAGTGACAGCCTTGACTTAAGAGCGCTCACTGACCTGCAATTCTGGATGATCATTCCTCGTATCAAACAAGAAATGGGCGTAACTAATGTGACAAATTTTGGAGGGATCACTACCCAATATCAGATTGAACTCCAGCCCGGAAAGCTGGAACAGTACCATATCTCCTTAGCAGAGATCAGGTCAGCTATCGCAAACAATAACGCCAATGCCGGGGGCAGTATCATCAGCCAGGGAGATTTTGGGTATGTTGTCAGGGGGATAGGGCTCGTCAAAACATTGGAAGGACTGGGTGATCTGGTGGTAAAAACAGTGAATGGAGTACCTGTTTTCCTAAAAGATGTTGGGGAGTTAAAATACGGCACCCTGGAGAAGAAGGGTGTACTGGGATTCACTGACAGGAAGACCAACTATAGCGAAAGCGTTGAAGGAGTGGTACAACTGCTGAAGGGAGAAAACCCTTCGGAAGTATTGAAAGGAGTTTATCGGGCAATAGATGACCTGAATAATAACCTGCTTCCCAAATCTGTCCGTATTCGCCCCTATATGGACAGGGCCGATCTGGTGGATACAACCTTACATACCGTATCCTATACGTTGCTTGAGGGAATGGGACTGGTACTCCTGGTTCTGATCGTCTTTATAGGCAACTGGCGGGGAGCATTTATCGTAGCCCTCACCATTCCGCTCGCCTTACTCATCGCTTTTATCCTCATGCACTTCACCAATATCCCCGCCAATTTACTATCGCTTGGCGCTATTGACTTCGGGATCATTGTAGATGGTGCTATTGTAATGATGGAGACCATTCTTAAAAAAAGAGAGGAGCAGCCCCAGGCCTCTCTTGAAGAGGGGGCTATTGCCCAGCAGGCAGCCCTGGTGGCTAAGCCCATATTCTTTGGCACTATCATTATTATTACCGCTTACCTGCCCCTGTTTGCATTTGAAAGGGTGGAACGTAAACTGTTCACACCTATGGCATTTACAGTGGGGTTTGCGTTACTCGGTGCCCTGATCGTAGCGCTGGCACTAATTCCTGGGCTGGCCTATGCCGTTTACCGGAAACCAAGGAAACTGTATCACAATAAATGGCTGGAGAAATTATCACTGGCCTATCAGCACAGGATCAACAAAATAATGCAACGTCCCCGAAGGGTGCTTGCCCCACTCGTGCTGGTGTTGGCAGGAGCCATCCTATTATCATTACTGGTGGGTAAAGATTTTCTGCCTTCGCTGGATGAGGGTTCCATCTGGCTACAGGTGCAGCTTCCACCCGGAGGATCACTCCAAAAGTCGAAAGAAATGAGTGATACGCTCAGAGCTCGTACCATGAAATATCCGGAGGTACAATACATGATGGTGCATGCAGGCCGAAATGATGACGGCACAGATCCCTGGTCTGCAGCTCACTTTGAATGCATGGTGGGGCTGAAGCCCTACAAGGAATGGCCGGCGGGGAAAAAGAAATCTGACCTGATTGGAGAACTCTCGGAAGAATATGCCTCCATGCCTGGTTACGTAGTAGGGTTCAGCCAGCCGATGATTGACAATGTGATGGACAGGATATCAGGAGCACATAGCGAATTAGTACTAAAGGTTTATGGGGACGACTACGCGGAAACAAGAAGGATTGCTGAGCAGGCACTTTCTGTGCTACAGAATGTGCCCGGGGCAGTGGATCTTGCGTTGGACCAAGAACCTCCCTCGCCCCAATTACAGATAAAAGTAGACCGGAATGCCGTTGCCCGATACGGGCTAAATATGAGTGACCTGGCCGAGCTGATTGAAGTGGCTATAGGAGGAAAGGCTATTTCCCAGGTATTTTCTGGCAACAAGGTATATGACGTGATTTGCCGCTACGATGAAAGCAGCCGGAGCACGCCGGAAAAAATTGCTGGCCTGATGCTCCACACGTCAACCGGGGCCAGCATCCCACTGTCACAGGTTGCGGCCATCAGTACCACCACCGGTGAAGGTATTATCACGCGGGAAATGAATAAAAGACACCTGACAGTAAAACTAAACCTGCGCGGAATCGATCTTTCTTCCTTTATGAAACAAGCGACGGCAGACATCGAGAAGAAAGTAGCATATGACCATGCAAAATACAGGATCGAATGGGGTGGACAATTTGAAAATCAGCACAGGGCTTATGCCAAACTTGCGATCGTAGTACCCATTACCCTTGCTGTCATGTTCCTTTTACTCTATGGCAGTTTTGGCCGGTTCCGTCAGGCTGGTCTGATACTAAGCATTGTTCCGCTCGCATTGTTCGGTGGCATGCTGGCTTTAAATATACGGGGCATGACCCTGAATGTATCCTCCGCCGTCGGCTTTATCGCCCTTTTTGGTGTAGCTATTCAAAACGGGGTCATCATGATTTCAGATATCAATTACAGACGCCGCAAACAAATGCCGTTATTGGATGCTGTCACAACAGGTGCGGTAAACAGGTTTCGCCCGGTACTGATGACTGCCACCGTTGCTACACTGGGCCTGTTACCCGCCTCACTGGCCACTGGTATCGGGTCGGATGTACAACGCCCGCTGGCCACCGTCATTGTTTATGGTCTGCTGGTAGCCACAACAATCACTTTGTTTGTATTACCTGCACTTTATTACCTGATAGAAAAAAAATGGGGAACGAATGATTATGGCACAACAGCTGAAATTTAA
- a CDS encoding TonB-dependent receptor — MKVHAQLLQRKLSLPAISGPISTILDKISDYSGIIIEYSPYYIHADSVVTAGQGKYSLGALLFKLLARQKVRIEERNNKIILVPSDLDLSEVTSPRYPLYGFTIEEGSREAIPYAIVRDLESGQICQSNRFGYYNLNLMAGKHYILVKRIGHPGRTVVASVFAATKQDLIIPPVLLPEVKVGANSMLPKDGGSRVEKYLSGAYNNFLGESDPVRSLNLLPGNTEAQETTGKLIVRGGDPDQNIFLLDGNQVFNPSHLLGEISVISANSVSSIRQFKNDFPSRFDGALSSFTEVSTREGNMSKWGGEAQVGQLAGSLAINGPLIKQRTTLMTSIRHSWSNPLLNILDDDYRLRFYDIHFKITHLIDQKNKLMISGYMGKDRLNLRQYDYQNLQVWGNKMATVNWNHLIGTRSFVNTILNVSRYSNLAGMKFSLSGDSTGQQSSKVFNNFASIEKYEGKSQFELNTSTNMQFRFGGKAAYTIIHPFSTNISPEFREEIDYYKPMKPLRFKEFSLYVESEFHIGNVLLFRPGVNFSAYKFRDYHNNAVQPRFFASLMISKRQQIFLSYSRMTQYLHQVSSPFLGINSECWVPSTKLLRPAESDMLNMGYHFSDKKGTSLSAEVYYKQMKNITNFAERGNIFFDENSWERDIRAGKGWSYGTELLGIKKIDKWQLQLSYALSWSQRQFIGINEGKRYPFRYDRRHNLNVTVNFNPVRKLDLSLVWYFSSGDWLPLPPEIKPDFNRPASGAAGNTDPDSGNAFIFERSSYVFKRTPGYHRLNINANYSFLSGRQLRHKISAGVYNAYRADRKYLMDIWNLENDDYNTTFSANRIFNFTFYLAYGIKF, encoded by the coding sequence ATGAAAGTACATGCGCAGCTACTACAAAGGAAATTGAGTCTTCCGGCCATAAGTGGGCCAATCTCGACTATCCTCGATAAAATAAGCGATTATAGTGGTATTATAATCGAGTATTCTCCTTACTATATCCATGCAGACAGCGTAGTAACTGCTGGCCAAGGGAAATACAGCCTTGGTGCTCTTCTTTTTAAACTGCTGGCCCGGCAAAAAGTCCGTATAGAAGAAAGAAATAATAAAATCATTCTGGTGCCCTCAGATTTGGATTTATCTGAGGTAACTTCACCGCGATATCCGCTTTACGGCTTTACGATAGAAGAAGGCAGTCGGGAAGCCATACCCTATGCCATCGTTAGGGATCTGGAATCCGGACAAATATGTCAATCCAACAGGTTCGGATACTACAATTTAAATCTGATGGCTGGCAAACATTACATATTGGTAAAGCGAATAGGACATCCAGGCCGAACAGTGGTAGCATCTGTCTTTGCTGCTACAAAACAGGATCTGATCATCCCCCCCGTGTTGCTACCTGAGGTGAAAGTGGGTGCAAATAGTATGTTACCAAAGGATGGAGGTTCCAGGGTAGAAAAGTACCTTTCCGGGGCGTACAATAATTTCCTGGGAGAAAGTGATCCTGTCCGGTCATTAAACCTGCTACCTGGCAATACAGAAGCGCAAGAAACCACCGGTAAGCTCATTGTAAGAGGTGGAGATCCTGATCAAAATATTTTCCTTCTGGATGGTAACCAGGTATTTAATCCAAGCCACCTGCTTGGAGAAATCTCCGTTATTAGTGCAAACTCCGTCAGCTCTATCCGACAGTTTAAAAATGACTTCCCCAGCCGGTTTGATGGCGCCCTATCCTCCTTTACAGAAGTGAGTACCAGGGAAGGGAATATGAGTAAATGGGGAGGGGAAGCGCAAGTCGGCCAGCTGGCCGGCTCCCTGGCAATAAACGGTCCGTTGATAAAGCAACGTACTACGCTCATGACTTCGATACGTCATAGCTGGTCTAATCCATTACTAAACATCCTGGATGATGATTACCGGCTCCGGTTTTATGACATCCATTTCAAAATAACCCACCTCATTGACCAGAAAAATAAACTAATGATTAGTGGCTACATGGGTAAGGACCGACTGAACCTGCGACAATATGATTATCAGAACCTGCAGGTGTGGGGTAATAAGATGGCAACTGTTAACTGGAATCATTTGATAGGCACCAGGTCATTTGTAAACACGATCCTCAATGTGAGTAGATATAGTAATCTGGCAGGAATGAAATTTTCCCTGTCAGGTGATTCCACGGGACAGCAAAGTAGTAAGGTCTTTAATAACTTCGCCTCCATAGAAAAGTATGAGGGTAAATCTCAATTTGAATTGAATACCAGTACGAACATGCAGTTTCGTTTTGGTGGGAAGGCTGCCTACACAATCATCCACCCCTTCAGCACTAATATATCGCCTGAATTCAGGGAAGAGATTGATTACTATAAACCGATGAAACCATTAAGATTCAAGGAGTTTTCTTTATACGTTGAAAGCGAATTCCATATTGGTAACGTTTTACTCTTCAGGCCAGGAGTAAATTTCAGCGCCTACAAATTCAGAGATTACCACAACAATGCAGTTCAACCAAGATTTTTTGCCTCATTAATGATCAGCAAACGCCAGCAGATCTTCCTCTCCTACTCCAGGATGACCCAATACTTACACCAGGTATCAAGCCCCTTCCTAGGTATAAACAGTGAATGTTGGGTGCCCAGTACTAAGCTATTGCGGCCAGCAGAAAGTGACATGCTGAATATGGGCTATCATTTCAGCGACAAAAAAGGTACTTCTTTGTCAGCGGAGGTCTACTACAAGCAAATGAAAAATATCACCAATTTCGCAGAGCGAGGTAATATTTTTTTTGATGAAAATTCATGGGAAAGAGACATCCGGGCTGGTAAAGGATGGAGTTATGGCACCGAGTTGCTTGGCATAAAGAAAATCGATAAATGGCAACTTCAATTATCCTATGCTCTATCCTGGAGCCAGCGTCAGTTTATTGGTATCAACGAGGGTAAAAGATATCCCTTTCGCTATGACAGGCGCCATAACCTGAATGTGACCGTCAACTTTAACCCGGTGAGAAAACTTGACCTGAGTCTCGTATGGTACTTCAGCTCAGGTGACTGGCTGCCATTGCCTCCTGAGATAAAACCCGACTTCAATAGGCCTGCTTCCGGAGCAGCAGGCAACACGGATCCGGATAGCGGAAATGCTTTTATTTTTGAGAGGTCATCTTATGTTTTTAAGCGCACTCCAGGCTATCACCGCCTTAACATTAATGCTAACTACTCGTTTCTTTCCGGCCGCCAGCTAAGGCATAAGATATCAGCGGGGGTATATAATGCTTATCGGGCAGACCGTAAATACCTGATGGATATATGGAATTTGGAGAATGATGATTATAACACCACTTTCTCAGCAAACCGGATTTTTAATTTCACTTTCTATTTGGCATATGGTATCAAATTTTAA
- a CDS encoding efflux RND transporter periplasmic adaptor subunit, whose amino-acid sequence MKLVLGLWSSLLLLSCSHQRAQTANSNYELRGDTIIVSAKSALATKIKVDTLAEELYRGTIKIPGIVKAIPNQYAEVASPFAGRIVKSYMRLGMKVKAGSPLFEISSQGFMDAQKVFFQQKAQLLLAEKVYRRQQDLLTHGVSSQKEYDEALTSYNVAKQEFDNAANGIRVFNADPGHMILGQPLVVTAPIAGEIIANRIVVGQFIKMEEPSVATVAELSTIWVAAQVKEKDLPALRSVNDCEISGVGFPDTSMRGRIYHIGDQVDEQTHSIPVLVACSNPLHLLKPGMFVTVDFKPSAISSILIPQRAILQTRNDHVVFRQIKRGTYLRQVIQVTNTETGKMLVRRGLVKNDLIITDGAYYFSGIK is encoded by the coding sequence ATGAAATTAGTCTTAGGATTATGGAGCTCACTATTATTATTATCCTGCAGTCATCAAAGGGCCCAGACAGCCAATAGTAACTATGAATTGCGAGGCGACACCATTATCGTCTCGGCTAAGTCTGCCTTAGCCACTAAGATTAAAGTAGATACCCTGGCTGAAGAATTATATAGAGGAACCATAAAGATCCCAGGCATTGTAAAAGCCATTCCGAATCAATACGCGGAAGTTGCTTCTCCTTTTGCCGGCAGGATTGTAAAATCCTATATGCGGCTGGGGATGAAAGTAAAAGCGGGAAGTCCTTTGTTTGAAATTAGCTCCCAGGGTTTTATGGATGCCCAGAAGGTTTTTTTCCAACAGAAGGCGCAGCTTCTGCTGGCTGAAAAAGTGTATAGGCGACAACAGGATTTACTTACACATGGAGTCAGTTCACAAAAGGAATATGACGAAGCACTGACCAGCTATAACGTGGCAAAACAAGAGTTTGATAATGCTGCCAATGGCATCAGGGTGTTTAATGCTGACCCGGGACATATGATCCTGGGTCAGCCACTGGTCGTTACAGCCCCAATAGCCGGAGAGATCATCGCCAACAGGATTGTTGTGGGACAGTTTATTAAGATGGAGGAACCCAGCGTTGCTACTGTGGCAGAGTTATCTACCATATGGGTAGCCGCCCAGGTGAAGGAAAAAGACCTGCCGGCCTTAAGGTCAGTAAACGACTGCGAAATTTCCGGGGTAGGGTTTCCAGATACCAGCATGAGGGGCAGGATATACCACATAGGAGACCAGGTAGACGAACAAACTCATAGTATACCGGTACTGGTTGCATGCAGTAATCCATTGCATCTTCTAAAGCCGGGGATGTTTGTAACCGTTGATTTTAAACCCTCCGCTATCAGTTCAATATTAATCCCCCAGCGGGCAATATTACAAACCCGAAATGATCACGTTGTTTTCAGGCAAATCAAGCGGGGAACCTACTTGCGTCAGGTGATCCAGGTAACTAATACGGAGACAGGTAAGATGCTGGTCAGAAGAGGCCTTGTAAAAAATGATCTCATTATCACTGACGGGGCCTATTACTTTTCCGGCATCAAATAA
- a CDS encoding TolC family protein, producing MIMAQQLKFNLLSILLILAAAEAGAQQDTTAKQTDISYALFLTKVSQGNLAYAAEKFNINLARAGVEAAKVFPDPVISLGANDNGQKRMKMGYGINTGMSWVMELGGKRKARYKVADSQLQQADLLLSDYFRNLRATATQAYLQAILQRQLLQISMESYTSLAKLAAFDSLRFKLGQIAEINARQSKIEAGMMLNKVYQQQSSLQESLIGLRMLMGNRSDTLFTPDSSALTFDRHFDLRQLISDATSNRSDVLAAQKNIDIARNRVELAKANRIMDLGLNVGLTGNSVVTNQVSPTPSTTVVSAGISMPLKLSNKYKGELMMANYAQLQSETWYEQAKLNVQSQITTAYQQYLSAGRQVFQFRSGLLEQAKKSLDGKIYSYERGETTLLEVLNAQRTYNEVQENYSRTLNAYGVSLLELERATGIWDINL from the coding sequence ATGATTATGGCACAACAGCTGAAATTTAACCTTTTATCGATCCTGCTCATCCTGGCAGCTGCTGAAGCAGGGGCACAACAGGATACTACTGCAAAGCAGACCGACATCAGTTATGCCCTATTTCTTACTAAAGTTAGCCAGGGTAACCTGGCTTATGCCGCAGAGAAGTTCAATATAAACCTGGCGCGAGCTGGCGTGGAGGCAGCAAAGGTCTTTCCTGATCCGGTTATCTCCTTAGGTGCTAACGATAATGGGCAGAAGCGAATGAAAATGGGATATGGTATCAATACAGGGATGAGCTGGGTGATGGAGCTGGGGGGAAAAAGAAAGGCCCGGTACAAGGTCGCTGACAGCCAGCTGCAGCAGGCAGACCTCCTGTTAAGCGATTACTTTCGTAATCTGCGGGCAACTGCCACGCAGGCCTATCTCCAGGCGATCTTGCAACGACAATTGCTGCAGATATCTATGGAATCATATACCAGTCTTGCCAAACTGGCTGCATTTGACAGCCTGAGATTTAAGCTGGGGCAGATTGCCGAGATTAATGCCAGGCAGAGCAAAATCGAGGCCGGAATGATGTTAAACAAGGTATATCAACAACAATCCAGTCTGCAGGAATCTCTTATTGGATTAAGGATGCTGATGGGTAACCGGTCCGATACTTTATTTACGCCCGATAGTTCAGCCCTGACATTTGATCGGCATTTTGATCTCAGACAACTGATCAGTGATGCTACGAGTAACAGGTCCGATGTGCTGGCGGCACAAAAAAATATCGACATAGCCCGCAATAGAGTGGAGTTGGCAAAGGCTAACCGTATAATGGACCTGGGATTAAATGTTGGATTAACTGGTAATTCTGTAGTTACTAACCAGGTTTCACCAACACCGTCAACCACAGTTGTTTCAGCTGGAATATCCATGCCATTAAAGCTTTCTAATAAATATAAAGGTGAACTCATGATGGCAAATTACGCCCAGTTACAATCCGAAACCTGGTACGAGCAAGCCAAACTGAATGTTCAGTCGCAGATCACCACGGCTTACCAGCAGTATTTATCCGCCGGCAGGCAAGTATTCCAGTTTCGCTCTGGTCTGCTGGAACAGGCAAAAAAGAGCCTGGACGGGAAGATATATAGCTATGAGCGCGGCGAGACGACGCTACTGGAAGTACTCAATGCACAGCGAACCTATAATGAGGTACAGGAAAACTACAGCAGAACCTTAAACGCCTATGGTGTTTCGCTATTGGAACTGGAAAGGGCTACAGGTATCTGGGATATTAATTTATAA
- a CDS encoding porin family protein: MQRIVLITIIMLWGQASFSQHAEERGKVYLGIRAGYTRSSLFGKDLGRLSDGGAASSLGGLFAEIVANTRLSKHFGLTSSISVGQSGARLQILDSSVNQPYRSNFKSTYLTLQPFSPTLYLKGFRLYAGPYLSCLLNASIERRAADGSIYKDKSIFGTPLLPGGYRQKIDAGLLIGLDYKCSKAISVGIKYKRGAISVMEDSRVQSQWKIYNQELSISIGYNLTRK; encoded by the coding sequence ATGCAACGTATCGTACTGATAACAATTATAATGCTATGGGGTCAGGCCTCTTTTTCGCAACATGCCGAAGAAAGAGGAAAAGTGTATCTCGGCATTAGAGCAGGCTATACCAGGAGTTCATTATTCGGAAAGGATTTGGGCCGCCTGTCAGATGGCGGAGCTGCCTCGTCCCTGGGAGGCTTGTTTGCGGAGATTGTAGCCAACACCCGGCTCTCTAAACATTTTGGGCTGACTTCTTCAATATCTGTCGGACAGAGTGGCGCCAGGCTGCAAATACTGGACAGCAGTGTCAATCAGCCCTATCGCAGTAATTTTAAAAGCACCTATCTTACGCTGCAGCCTTTTAGCCCAACTTTATATTTGAAAGGGTTCCGGTTATATGCAGGACCTTACCTGAGTTGTTTATTGAATGCCAGCATAGAACGAAGGGCTGCCGATGGTAGTATTTACAAAGATAAAAGCATTTTTGGGACCCCACTGCTTCCCGGAGGATATCGCCAAAAAATTGATGCGGGCCTCCTCATAGGGCTGGATTATAAGTGTAGTAAAGCCATTTCTGTCGGGATAAAATATAAACGAGGAGCTATTAGCGTGATGGAAGACTCCCGCGTACAATCCCAATGGAAAATTTATAACCAGGAACTATCTATTTCCATCGGTTATAATCTGACCCGTAAATAA
- a CDS encoding thioredoxin domain-containing protein, with translation MIFDNTFRIFLCMLMLLTIGLADGNGQSNLPTSIVDSVTVIDSLKIGDPAPAIAACKWIKGNPVTKFVRDKVYVVEFWATWCGPCQAAMPHLSELARTYKGKVEVISFDVKEDKKTDFLLKVERFVKWSGDRMDYAVAIDLPDDIMEKTWLQAAGANGIPHVFIIDQQGKIAWHGHPDYVGDVLSAMVNGRYDEAGKKLVEEQIKAKSQLYDSLAHKMMAAKKDGDYQTALAIVEEISPIFPALRSDCANMKYEFLSHIDSKKARQFADTLLAKWHPKDQVSFAAFILSSQPNGAFKPDYEFALKWVKYAAAYWDPQDEVIFVTLAKAYYKTGNKEQAISNQQKFIEMLKKDPAIKPQTLEMAEKTLQLYLSMKH, from the coding sequence ATGATATTCGATAATACTTTCAGAATATTCCTATGCATGTTGATGTTACTCACCATTGGCTTGGCAGACGGGAACGGACAAAGTAATCTGCCTACAAGCATTGTTGACAGCGTCACAGTTATTGACTCGTTGAAAATTGGTGATCCGGCTCCGGCTATAGCGGCGTGTAAATGGATCAAAGGAAACCCCGTAACAAAGTTTGTGCGAGATAAGGTATATGTTGTTGAGTTTTGGGCCACCTGGTGCGGGCCTTGCCAGGCGGCCATGCCGCATTTGTCAGAGTTGGCGCGCACTTACAAAGGCAAAGTAGAGGTGATCAGTTTCGATGTGAAGGAAGATAAAAAGACCGACTTCCTGCTAAAGGTGGAACGCTTTGTAAAGTGGTCGGGCGATCGCATGGATTATGCCGTTGCGATTGATTTGCCCGATGATATCATGGAGAAAACATGGCTGCAGGCGGCTGGTGCAAATGGAATACCTCACGTCTTTATCATTGATCAGCAGGGAAAAATTGCCTGGCATGGTCATCCGGATTATGTGGGAGATGTGTTGAGTGCCATGGTGAACGGCCGTTACGACGAAGCCGGTAAAAAACTGGTCGAAGAACAGATAAAAGCCAAAAGCCAGCTGTATGATTCTCTTGCTCATAAAATGATGGCGGCGAAGAAGGACGGTGACTATCAGACTGCATTAGCGATCGTAGAAGAAATTTCTCCTATTTTCCCCGCTTTGCGTTCTGATTGTGCAAATATGAAATACGAATTCCTTAGCCATATAGATTCTAAGAAAGCAAGGCAGTTCGCCGACACACTGCTAGCGAAATGGCATCCTAAGGACCAGGTCAGCTTTGCCGCTTTCATCTTGTCGTCACAACCCAATGGGGCGTTTAAACCCGATTATGAATTTGCCCTTAAATGGGTAAAGTACGCTGCTGCATATTGGGATCCGCAAGACGAGGTAATTTTTGTAACATTGGCCAAGGCATATTATAAGACAGGAAATAAGGAACAGGCGATCAGCAACCAGCAAAAATTTATTGAAATGTTGAAGAAAGATCCTGCTATCAAGCCACAAACGTTGGAAATGGCGGAGAAGACCCTCCAGCTCTATTTATCTATGAAACATTAG